In Microbacterium foliorum, the following proteins share a genomic window:
- a CDS encoding phosphotransferase, with protein sequence MHEGRLALTEETAARVIAQRFPALAHLPIERVRTTGTVNTIVRIGDGFTARFPLVTESAETLAAEAAAMEELADVCVVPSPRSLGIGAATAQYPSAWSVQTWVPGETCPARPPALRAYSTTQSSRRSDDVYAGGSATISTLKPWSFSTHPA encoded by the coding sequence CTCACCGAGGAGACCGCTGCGCGAGTGATCGCGCAGCGGTTTCCCGCGCTCGCCCACCTGCCGATCGAGCGCGTGCGCACCACGGGCACCGTGAACACGATCGTCCGAATCGGCGACGGCTTCACGGCTCGGTTCCCCCTCGTCACAGAATCGGCAGAGACACTCGCCGCTGAGGCTGCGGCGATGGAGGAACTCGCAGACGTCTGCGTCGTGCCATCGCCGCGCTCTCTCGGCATCGGTGCGGCGACGGCGCAGTATCCATCGGCGTGGTCGGTGCAGACGTGGGTGCCGGGCGAGACGTGCCCTGCGCGACCTCCCGCGCTCCGGGCATACTCGACGACGCAGAGCTCACGTCGCTCGGATGATGTCTACGCGGGCGGATCCGCGACGATCTCGACCTTGAAGCCCTGGTCGTTCTCGACCCACCCGGCATAG
- a CDS encoding VOC family protein codes for MKGLHHIEIWVPDIDEASDSWGWLLERLGLDLTGEWPGGRTWSAEDAYVTVTTSPNLTGAEHDRRRAGMNHLAFWGGARAEVDAIISDAEAQGWRPLYQDRYPYAGGPDHYAGWVENDQGFKVEIVADPPA; via the coding sequence GTGAAGGGCCTGCACCACATCGAGATCTGGGTGCCCGACATCGATGAAGCCTCGGACAGCTGGGGCTGGCTGCTGGAACGGCTCGGTCTCGACCTCACTGGCGAGTGGCCAGGTGGGCGCACCTGGTCGGCGGAGGACGCGTACGTGACGGTGACGACGTCACCGAATCTCACAGGCGCCGAGCACGACCGCCGTCGCGCCGGGATGAATCACCTGGCGTTCTGGGGTGGCGCCCGGGCAGAGGTCGACGCGATCATCAGCGACGCTGAGGCACAGGGGTGGCGCCCGCTGTATCAGGACCGGTACCCGTACGCCGGGGGGCCGGATCACTATGCCGGGTGGGTCGAGAACGACCAGGGCTTCAAGGTCGAGATCGTCGCGGATCCGCCCGCGTAG
- a CDS encoding alpha/beta hydrolase family protein, with the protein MVDLPAGPTAVSADWSAGDSGSTVIIAHGAGTGKDHPFLTGFAEELASRGHATLRFNFPYVEQGRRMPGPATHAIATWNAVVAFAREQDPAAAIWATGKSYGGRMASMAVAQGLSVDGLAYLGYPLHAPGKPEKPRAEHLPAISVPQLFIEGTNDPFIQPVTQFEEVVSTCQDARVIWIEGGGHTFEVKGRKRPPSEIGASLAPFVADFVQHS; encoded by the coding sequence ATGGTCGATCTGCCCGCCGGACCGACCGCCGTCTCGGCTGACTGGTCGGCGGGCGACAGCGGATCGACCGTGATCATCGCGCACGGCGCGGGCACCGGCAAAGACCACCCCTTCCTCACCGGCTTCGCCGAAGAGCTCGCTTCCCGTGGACACGCCACGCTGCGCTTCAACTTCCCGTACGTCGAGCAGGGGCGTCGGATGCCGGGGCCGGCGACGCACGCGATCGCGACCTGGAACGCCGTGGTCGCCTTCGCGCGCGAGCAGGACCCGGCCGCGGCGATCTGGGCGACCGGCAAGTCGTACGGCGGGCGGATGGCATCCATGGCGGTCGCACAGGGACTCTCTGTCGACGGGCTCGCGTACCTGGGATACCCGCTGCACGCGCCGGGCAAGCCGGAGAAGCCTCGGGCCGAGCACCTTCCGGCCATCAGTGTTCCGCAGCTGTTCATCGAGGGCACGAACGATCCGTTCATCCAGCCGGTGACGCAGTTCGAGGAGGTCGTCTCGACCTGTCAGGACGCGCGTGTCATCTGGATCGAAGGCGGCGGTCACACCTTCGAGGTGAAGGGGCGCAAGCGCCCACCGTCCGAGATCGGCGCGTCGCTCGCACCGTTCGTCGCGGACTTCGTGCAGCACTCGTGA
- a CDS encoding DUF4870 domain-containing protein: protein MSDEQRETDSSGTPVHPAVPPAPPAPPAQGSVPPAPVYGYAPPQGPGYAQQPAPQSPGYAPPAAPGHAPAPQQPVGYAPPQTPPSQGYPAPGYPAQGYPAGTYPAAVPPRGLLPWALGLLILVPFPFVGGLASGIAMAVSGGSSRRFGGVAGENARAAANWGLTYLLVSTVLLISHFVILFSLTADSPSSGFYPIGIPITIYFALSVFHVVLVIMGMVKASSGKVMRVPFAIPYLRA from the coding sequence ATGTCCGACGAACAGCGCGAGACCGACTCCTCCGGAACACCCGTACACCCCGCGGTGCCTCCCGCACCTCCCGCACCTCCCGCACAGGGGTCGGTGCCGCCGGCGCCCGTGTACGGCTACGCTCCGCCCCAGGGTCCGGGTTATGCGCAGCAGCCTGCGCCGCAGTCGCCGGGATACGCTCCGCCCGCAGCTCCTGGTCACGCTCCGGCGCCTCAGCAGCCGGTCGGATACGCCCCGCCGCAGACGCCTCCTTCCCAGGGGTATCCGGCACCCGGCTATCCGGCACAGGGTTACCCCGCCGGCACCTATCCCGCCGCCGTGCCACCGCGCGGCCTGCTCCCGTGGGCTCTCGGCCTTCTGATCCTGGTGCCGTTCCCGTTCGTGGGCGGACTCGCATCAGGGATCGCCATGGCCGTCAGCGGCGGCTCTTCGCGTCGCTTCGGAGGCGTGGCCGGTGAGAACGCTCGGGCAGCCGCGAACTGGGGACTCACATACCTGCTGGTGTCGACGGTCCTGCTCATCTCGCACTTCGTGATCCTGTTCTCACTCACGGCCGATTCTCCGTCGAGCGGGTTCTACCCCATCGGCATTCCGATCACGATCTACTTCGCGCTGTCGGTCTTCCATGTCGTCCTGGTCATCATGGGCATGGTGAAGGCTTCGAGCGGCAAGGTCATGCGCGTACCGTTCGCGATTCCCTACCTGCGCGCCTGA
- a CDS encoding general stress protein yields the protein MSMLNRPADSRDEGEIVASTRDYEGAQKTVSKLIAQEVPARDIAIIGQSVRTVERITGRLGYAAAARSGAINGVLIGLFLSAILVIGNPEVPIQLFVGFVFIGVALGMLLSLVTYAIVRRRRDFASVTQFAADHYEVRVQATSLAKARLALGAAKPAPARAPVDLDEPPRYGERIAPGGQPAPAPAPPAAPPVSPEDPTPGPTPPLGGPEAAPEEPTVPPRPADPTAPPTAPPIDTPDPGKPGLPPTSAGTI from the coding sequence ATGAGCATGCTGAACCGTCCAGCTGACAGCCGCGATGAGGGCGAGATCGTCGCCTCGACCCGCGATTACGAAGGCGCCCAGAAGACGGTGTCCAAACTGATCGCCCAGGAGGTGCCGGCCCGAGACATCGCGATCATCGGGCAGAGCGTCCGCACGGTCGAGCGCATCACCGGGCGACTCGGCTATGCCGCCGCGGCACGATCGGGAGCGATCAACGGCGTGCTCATCGGCCTCTTCCTCTCCGCGATCCTCGTGATCGGCAACCCGGAGGTGCCGATCCAGCTCTTCGTCGGGTTCGTCTTCATCGGCGTCGCGCTCGGAATGCTCCTCAGCCTCGTGACCTACGCGATCGTGCGCCGACGCCGCGACTTCGCGAGCGTCACGCAGTTCGCCGCAGACCATTACGAGGTGCGAGTGCAGGCGACGTCGCTCGCGAAGGCGCGTCTCGCCCTGGGCGCGGCCAAGCCTGCGCCGGCGCGGGCGCCCGTCGACCTCGACGAGCCGCCGAGGTACGGCGAGCGCATCGCTCCCGGTGGCCAGCCCGCCCCTGCCCCTGCGCCTCCGGCGGCGCCTCCCGTCTCGCCCGAGGACCCGACTCCCGGGCCGACCCCGCCGCTCGGCGGCCCTGAGGCCGCTCCCGAAGAGCCGACGGTTCCGCCGCGCCCCGCGGATCCCACTGCACCACCCACCGCACCTCCGATCGACACGCCCGACCCCGGCAAGCCCGGTCTTCCGCCCACCTCGGCGGGAACCATCTGA
- a CDS encoding magnesium transporter MgtE N-terminal domain-containing protein, which yields MSTQRVFAARLAGCAVFDPVGDRLGKVRDVVIVYRSTAAPRVIGLVVEIPGRRHVFLSIGRVTSIRAGQVISTGLINVRRFSPRAGEVRVLAELLGRRVSLVDGTGTAVIEDVAIEPNRLGEWAVSQLFLRRPKTSASPFAKGPTTFAAWSEVAEQHSPGESQSAEQLVASYSELHAADLANTLLDLPQQRMIEVAEELSDDRLADALEEMPEDEQVHILDRLGDERAADILDQMEPDDAADLLAQLPPNRLEQLLELMEPEEAEDVRMLLRYGPDTAGGLMTPEPIILSADATVAEALALIRRHELHPALAAAVFVTLPPFETPTGRLLGMVHFQRMLRYPPHERLGAIMDDSLDPVRVTASAAEVARMLASYDLVSLPVIDAAHRLVGAISIDDVLDYLLPDDWRTHDSDEPSVPKEVR from the coding sequence GTGAGCACACAACGGGTATTCGCCGCGCGCCTGGCAGGCTGCGCCGTCTTCGATCCCGTGGGCGACCGGCTCGGCAAAGTCCGAGATGTCGTCATCGTCTACCGAAGTACGGCCGCTCCACGCGTCATCGGCCTCGTGGTCGAGATCCCCGGGCGGCGACACGTCTTCCTGTCGATAGGCCGGGTGACGTCGATCCGCGCAGGCCAGGTCATCAGCACCGGACTCATCAACGTTCGACGCTTCTCTCCCCGTGCCGGCGAGGTGAGGGTTCTCGCAGAGCTCCTCGGTCGACGGGTCAGCCTCGTCGACGGCACCGGCACCGCTGTCATCGAAGATGTCGCCATCGAGCCGAACCGCCTGGGCGAGTGGGCCGTCAGCCAGCTCTTCCTGCGTCGCCCGAAGACCAGCGCGTCGCCGTTCGCCAAGGGCCCGACGACCTTCGCCGCCTGGAGCGAGGTCGCCGAGCAGCACTCCCCCGGCGAGTCGCAATCGGCCGAGCAGCTCGTCGCCTCCTACTCCGAACTGCACGCCGCCGACCTCGCGAACACTCTGCTCGATCTGCCGCAGCAGCGAATGATCGAAGTCGCAGAGGAACTCTCCGACGATCGCCTCGCCGACGCCCTCGAAGAGATGCCCGAGGACGAGCAGGTGCACATCCTCGACCGCCTCGGCGACGAGCGAGCCGCCGACATCCTCGACCAGATGGAGCCGGACGACGCCGCGGACCTCCTCGCCCAGCTGCCGCCGAATCGCCTCGAGCAGCTGCTCGAGCTGATGGAGCCGGAAGAGGCCGAGGACGTCAGGATGCTGCTGCGCTACGGCCCCGACACCGCCGGCGGTCTCATGACCCCCGAGCCGATCATCCTCTCCGCCGACGCCACTGTGGCCGAGGCGCTGGCGCTCATCCGGCGTCACGAGCTGCACCCCGCCCTTGCCGCGGCCGTGTTCGTGACCCTGCCGCCCTTCGAGACGCCGACAGGCAGACTGCTCGGCATGGTGCACTTCCAGAGGATGCTGCGCTACCCGCCGCACGAGCGTCTCGGCGCGATCATGGACGACAGCCTCGACCCCGTGCGCGTCACCGCCTCGGCGGCCGAGGTGGCAAGGATGCTCGCGAGCTACGACCTGGTCTCGCTTCCGGTGATCGACGCCGCCCATCGCCTGGTCGGCGCGATCAGCATCGACGACGTCCTCGACTACCTGCTGCCCGACGACTGGCGCACGCATGACAGCGACGAGCCGTCGGTCCCGAAGGAGGTGCGCTGA
- a CDS encoding DUF1003 domain-containing protein, which translates to MPRSRSRSPQLDAPLGRGAPRQRPTSRDRFGRFTEWVARAMGTPAFLLILTLFCVLWICWNTLLPDHLRFDDAALGFTALTLMLSLQASYAAPLILLAQNRQDDRDRVQIEQDRQRAERNLADTEYLAREIVALRMALEERNNQVVTRDVLRHELKSLLAELGEHDDEPADRRPRGRSTSS; encoded by the coding sequence ATGCCTCGCTCTCGCTCTCGCTCCCCTCAGCTCGACGCCCCGCTCGGCCGTGGCGCCCCTCGGCAGCGGCCGACGTCGCGAGACCGCTTCGGCCGTTTCACGGAGTGGGTCGCTCGCGCCATGGGCACGCCGGCGTTCCTGCTGATACTCACGCTGTTCTGCGTGCTCTGGATCTGCTGGAACACCCTGCTGCCCGACCACCTGCGCTTCGACGACGCCGCGCTCGGCTTCACGGCTCTCACCCTCATGCTCTCGCTGCAGGCGTCGTACGCCGCCCCTCTGATCCTCCTCGCGCAGAACCGTCAGGACGACCGCGACCGCGTGCAGATCGAGCAGGATCGCCAACGTGCCGAGCGCAACCTCGCCGACACCGAGTACCTCGCGCGGGAGATCGTCGCACTGCGGATGGCGCTCGAAGAGCGCAACAACCAGGTCGTGACCCGCGATGTGCTGCGCCACGAGCTCAAGTCGCTGCTCGCCGAGCTCGGCGAGCACGACGACGAACCGGCCGATCGACGCCCCCGCGGTCGCTCCACGTCATCATGA